The following proteins are co-located in the Acidobacteriota bacterium genome:
- a CDS encoding response regulator transcription factor — protein MDTHGNVDGSGRIALVDDEENIRDTVGFALRREGYQVDAYADGGAAWEALENPLRRANGEAPQVVILDILMPRMDGLELCRRLRSASERLPILFLTSKDDEFDRVLGLELGADDYLCKPFSMRELLARVKVLFRRLALGSAGSDASRRLVVGNLDLDLDRYQARWCDQALPLTVTEFLILCSLARRPGHVKTRQQLIEDGYPHDTYVSERTIDSHIKRLRKKVAGAAPEFDAIETVYGLGYRYRDAELPEG, from the coding sequence ATGGATACCCACGGAAACGTTGACGGAAGCGGTCGCATCGCCCTGGTGGACGACGAAGAGAACATTCGCGACACGGTGGGCTTCGCCCTGCGCCGGGAGGGCTACCAGGTGGACGCCTATGCCGACGGCGGCGCCGCCTGGGAAGCGCTGGAGAACCCACTGCGCCGGGCCAACGGCGAGGCGCCGCAGGTAGTGATCCTCGACATCCTGATGCCGCGCATGGACGGCCTGGAGCTGTGCCGCCGCTTGCGGAGCGCCTCGGAGCGCCTGCCGATCCTGTTCCTCACCTCGAAGGACGACGAGTTCGACCGGGTGCTCGGCCTAGAGCTGGGGGCGGACGACTACCTGTGCAAGCCGTTCTCGATGCGCGAGCTGCTGGCGCGGGTGAAGGTGCTGTTCCGGCGGCTAGCCCTGGGATCGGCGGGAAGCGACGCTTCGCGCCGGTTGGTGGTGGGGAATCTCGACCTCGACCTCGATCGCTACCAGGCGCGCTGGTGCGATCAGGCCCTGCCGCTGACGGTGACGGAGTTTCTGATCCTTTGCTCCCTGGCGCGGCGGCCGGGCCACGTGAAGACCCGCCAGCAACTGATCGAGGACGGCTATCCGCACGACACCTATGTCAGCGAACGCACCATCGACAGCCACATCAAGCGTCTGCGCAAGAAGGTGGCCGGCGCCGCGCCGGAATTCGACGCCATCGAAACGGTCTACGGCCTGGGCTACCGCTACCGGGACGCGGAGCTGCCCGAGGGGTGA